DNA from Triticum aestivum cultivar Chinese Spring chromosome 7D, IWGSC CS RefSeq v2.1, whole genome shotgun sequence:
CGCGGTCGTCGGAGCTGGCGTCGATGGCGGCGTTCCCGATCAGGATCcccttgaggttgatcttgtgcgcCCGCGACGCCTTCTTGTTCATGTGGACGATCTTCTCGGCGAGCTGGGGCACGTAGTGGCCGGCGTAGCTCTCGCCGGCGATGTACAGGTCGTGGCCCTTGAACTGCGGGAACTTGTCCAGCCAGTTCACGAGGAAAGAGTACGCGTCATGGGCTGTCACAAAGCAAGATCAGATCAGATTAATTATCACACCTCGTAATTCCATGAAAGGAATGATGATTAGATCTATAACTAATTGACATTTATCTTGGCCTACCGGTGAGGTTGTCGCCGAACTGGCCGAGATCGGCGGTGGTGTTGGTGTAGGAGAAGCCAACGCCGGCAGGGGACTCCAAGAACAGCATGTTGGCCTCTGTTCAACAGTCATCAAAGAGAACAATGGTGCACGATTAATCAATCGGAATGAACAATTATTACTACATGATTTGCTTGTTAATCATGTAACTAGTGCGTACCTTTGTTCCATGAGTGGGGATTCAAGGCAATCTCGGGCTTTCCCTTCTGGATCAAGAAGGGGCCAAGCTCCATCATCGCTCCGTACCCCACGGACGAGCATCCAGGTCCTGATCAATAAATTAGCCATTAGATTAGTTTCATGTCATGCATGGAACTCaatggaatggaatggaatggaTGAAGCAACACTAACTAGCTACTAGCTCGTAGATCGCATCTAGCTAGTACTACACAAAACAATAGTTATAATCTACCTCCGTTGAGCCAGAGGACGAGGGGCTTCTTGGCGACGTCGTGGGTGGCCTCGTAGAGCCAGTAGAAGAGGGCGCGGCCGTGGGTCTCGTTCACCGTCACGTAGCCGGAGAAGTGCCGGAAGCCCACCTGCTCCGTCTGCCCCGGCAGCATCTCCACCCGGTCCGCCTCCTGCACCTCGAAGATCTTCTCGAACCCGGGGTGGTGGTGCCTCGCGGCCACCAccgtgacggcggcggcgaggaggagcacGCGCAGCCAGCTGCTCGACGACGAAGTGGCCATGGCTGCAGGCGCGCGGCTGCTAGGGCTACTGGTATCAACTGGGTTGGTGTCCATGCACAGTGTATGGACGCCTATATATATGCTCCCGGCCGAGATCGATCAGCTGGCTGGCTGCTGGCGATCGTGGAGGGGGTTTGTTGCTGGTTTGTTGGAGGTAGGTGGGTGGGATAGGGTTTGTTTCTGGCTTTCCGACGTGGATAGGGCTTGTTTGTTGGAGACGAGTGCTAAAGACTTGCATGCGTTTGTTACAAAAAAGGCGTGCAACAGATTATGTGCAGGAGAAAATTGTTTGTTCCATGGTCATCGCGTAAATATGTCGCCTTGGGTTTTGGactttggaggggggggggggggggggggggggtatgaactcCTCTCTCTTTGTTTTT
Protein-coding regions in this window:
- the LOC123166787 gene encoding serine carboxypeptidase-like 34 produces the protein MDTNPVDTSSPSSRAPAAMATSSSSSWLRVLLLAAAVTVVAARHHHPGFEKIFEVQEADRVEMLPGQTEQVGFRHFSGYVTVNETHGRALFYWLYEATHDVAKKPLVLWLNGGPGCSSVGYGAMMELGPFLIQKGKPEIALNPHSWNKEANMLFLESPAGVGFSYTNTTADLGQFGDNLTAHDAYSFLVNWLDKFPQFKGHDLYIAGESYAGHYVPQLAEKIVHMNKKASRAHKINLKGILIGNAAIDASSDDRGLINYAWDHAVVSDEVYTAVKNNCKFPDDGMESDACDRAWNDFFNAMNDIDLYSLYTPSCTKSMVNSTASPRRRSKLAGTGTPLGKLHRGGRPYYNAYDPCGDYHILDYMNRADVQKALHANVSGAIPYRWEPCSDALTNWTDAPASTLPAIGKLVKDGIRVWVFSGDTDDRVPVTSTRLALKKLGLATKKEWREWFTSDQVGGYTVVYDGLTFVTVRGAGHMVPMITPVQARQVFAHFLTGEELSAKAIVA